One window of the Populus trichocarpa isolate Nisqually-1 chromosome 9, P.trichocarpa_v4.1, whole genome shotgun sequence genome contains the following:
- the LOC7463302 gene encoding protein-tyrosine sulfotransferase isoform X2 translates to MDPTLKLLAFLILVLANICPIKSDFSHCEKVVKNWAFSSLQQRVKEDKHTLRDLLFFLHVPRTGGRTYFHCFLKRLYANAQECPRSYDKLRFDPRKQECRLLATHDDYSMMSKLPKEKTSVVTILRNPVDRIFSTYEFSIEVAARFLVHPNLTSATKMVGRLRPGATGVSTLDIWPWKYLVPWMREDLFARRDARKMMGSIDIKRNDPYNMEEMVMPLQEYINDPRAHELVHNGETFQVAGLTNNSYFAESHEVRCCVQKHKILGEHVLEVAKKRLDDMLYVGLTEDHRESATMFANVVGAQVISQALTENSSMESAANSKSGQGSSHSESLPDNDDNQDSTSDHKADEIGSTEDLEEKKETMTVGKLMEAYEGCISSLRKTQSRRRKSSLKRISPANFSKEDRSRVSEVVIEQIRSLNHLDFELYKYAQEIFAKQHKHVVEKLSSMESESMFNNPGGITMWKFFSSAMCIVVLLALLFLFVNARRRMSKVKI, encoded by the exons ATGGATCCTACTCTGAAGCTGCTTGCCTTTCTGATTCTTGTTTTGg CCAATATCTGTCCCATCAAGAGTGATTTTAGCCACTGTGAAAAGGTTGTTAAAAACTGGGCATTCTCTTCCCTTCAACAACGAGTTAAAGAGGACAAGCATACACTTCgagatttgttgtttttccttCATGTCCCCAGAACTGGTGGCCGCACGTATTTTCACTG TTTCTTGAAAAGGTTGTACGCTAATGCTCAAGAATGCCCCCGTTCTTATGATAAGCTACGGTTTGATCCAAG AAAGCAGGAATGCAGGTTGTTGGCAACTCATGATGACTATAGCATGATGTCCAAACTTCCCAAGGAGAAAACTTCGGTGGTGACCATTCTTAGAAATCCAGTTGACCGTATCTTTAGCACTTATGAATTCTCAATTGAAGTTGCAGCTAGGTTTTTGGTGCATCCTAACTTAACTTCTGCTACAAAAATGGTTGGCCGCTTGCGCCCTGGAGCTACTGGAGTCAGTACATTGGATATATGGCCGTGGAAATATTTGGTCCCGTGGATGAGGGAAGACCTTTTTGCTCGG AGGGATGCTAGAAAAATGATGGGCTCAATTGACATTAAGAGGAATGACCCATACAACATGGAGGAAATGGTGATGCCTTTACAGGAATATATCAATGACCCTAGAGCTCATGAGCTTGTACACAATGGAGAGACGTTCCAG GTTGCAGGATTGACAAACAACTCTTATTTTGCGGAATCACATGAAGTGCGTTGTTGTGTGCAGAAGCATAAGATTCTTGGTGAACATGTTCTTGAAGTTGCAAAG AAGAGGTTGGATGATATGCTATATGTTGGACTCACTGAGGACCACAGAGAGTCTGCAACTATGTTTGCAAATGTAGTCGGTGCACAGGTGATTTCTCAGGCATTAACAGAAAATTCTAGCATGGAGAGTGCTGCTAATAGCAAATCAG GGCAGGGTTCTTCGCATTCTGAATCATTGCCTGACAATGATGATAATCAG GATAGCACTTCAGACCACAAGGCAGATGAAATTGGTTCCACAGAGGATctggaagagaagaaagaaact ATGACTGTGGGTAAACTTATGGAAGCTTATGAAGGCTGCATTTCTAGTTTACGAAAGACCCAGTCACGGCGCCGCAAGTCTTCTTTGAAGAGAATCTCTCCAGCAAACTTTTCGAAGGAG GATCGCAGTAGGGTTTCTGAGGTGGTTATTGAGCAGATAAGATCACTAAACCACCTTGATTTCGAGCTATATAAATATGCTCAGGAGATCTTTGCAAAGCAACACAAGCATGTGGTGGAAAAGTTGTCTAGTATG GAGTCGGAGAGCATGTTCAACAACCCTGGTGGGATCACGATGTGGAAATTCTTTTCATCAGCCATGTGCATTGTCGTCCTCCTTGCACTCCTTTTCCTATTTGTAAATGCAAGAAGAAGAATGTCGAAAGTTAAGATATAA
- the LOC7463302 gene encoding protein-tyrosine sulfotransferase isoform X1 → MDPTLKLLAFLILVLANICPIKSDFSHCEKVVKNWAFSSLQQRVKEDKHTLRDLLFFLHVPRTGGRTYFHCFLKRLYANAQECPRSYDKLRFDPRKQECRLLATHDDYSMMSKLPKEKTSVVTILRNPVDRIFSTYEFSIEVAARFLVHPNLTSATKMVGRLRPGATGVSTLDIWPWKYLVPWMREDLFARRDARKMMGSIDIKRNDPYNMEEMVMPLQEYINDPRAHELVHNGETFQVAGLTNNSYFAESHEVRCCVQKHKILGEHVLEVAKKRLDDMLYVGLTEDHRESATMFANVVGAQVISQALTENSSMESAANSKSGTGQGSSHSESLPDNDDNQDSTSDHKADEIGSTEDLEEKKETMTVGKLMEAYEGCISSLRKTQSRRRKSSLKRISPANFSKEDRSRVSEVVIEQIRSLNHLDFELYKYAQEIFAKQHKHVVEKLSSMESESMFNNPGGITMWKFFSSAMCIVVLLALLFLFVNARRRMSKVKI, encoded by the exons ATGGATCCTACTCTGAAGCTGCTTGCCTTTCTGATTCTTGTTTTGg CCAATATCTGTCCCATCAAGAGTGATTTTAGCCACTGTGAAAAGGTTGTTAAAAACTGGGCATTCTCTTCCCTTCAACAACGAGTTAAAGAGGACAAGCATACACTTCgagatttgttgtttttccttCATGTCCCCAGAACTGGTGGCCGCACGTATTTTCACTG TTTCTTGAAAAGGTTGTACGCTAATGCTCAAGAATGCCCCCGTTCTTATGATAAGCTACGGTTTGATCCAAG AAAGCAGGAATGCAGGTTGTTGGCAACTCATGATGACTATAGCATGATGTCCAAACTTCCCAAGGAGAAAACTTCGGTGGTGACCATTCTTAGAAATCCAGTTGACCGTATCTTTAGCACTTATGAATTCTCAATTGAAGTTGCAGCTAGGTTTTTGGTGCATCCTAACTTAACTTCTGCTACAAAAATGGTTGGCCGCTTGCGCCCTGGAGCTACTGGAGTCAGTACATTGGATATATGGCCGTGGAAATATTTGGTCCCGTGGATGAGGGAAGACCTTTTTGCTCGG AGGGATGCTAGAAAAATGATGGGCTCAATTGACATTAAGAGGAATGACCCATACAACATGGAGGAAATGGTGATGCCTTTACAGGAATATATCAATGACCCTAGAGCTCATGAGCTTGTACACAATGGAGAGACGTTCCAG GTTGCAGGATTGACAAACAACTCTTATTTTGCGGAATCACATGAAGTGCGTTGTTGTGTGCAGAAGCATAAGATTCTTGGTGAACATGTTCTTGAAGTTGCAAAG AAGAGGTTGGATGATATGCTATATGTTGGACTCACTGAGGACCACAGAGAGTCTGCAACTATGTTTGCAAATGTAGTCGGTGCACAGGTGATTTCTCAGGCATTAACAGAAAATTCTAGCATGGAGAGTGCTGCTAATAGCAAATCAG GTACAGGGCAGGGTTCTTCGCATTCTGAATCATTGCCTGACAATGATGATAATCAG GATAGCACTTCAGACCACAAGGCAGATGAAATTGGTTCCACAGAGGATctggaagagaagaaagaaact ATGACTGTGGGTAAACTTATGGAAGCTTATGAAGGCTGCATTTCTAGTTTACGAAAGACCCAGTCACGGCGCCGCAAGTCTTCTTTGAAGAGAATCTCTCCAGCAAACTTTTCGAAGGAG GATCGCAGTAGGGTTTCTGAGGTGGTTATTGAGCAGATAAGATCACTAAACCACCTTGATTTCGAGCTATATAAATATGCTCAGGAGATCTTTGCAAAGCAACACAAGCATGTGGTGGAAAAGTTGTCTAGTATG GAGTCGGAGAGCATGTTCAACAACCCTGGTGGGATCACGATGTGGAAATTCTTTTCATCAGCCATGTGCATTGTCGTCCTCCTTGCACTCCTTTTCCTATTTGTAAATGCAAGAAGAAGAATGTCGAAAGTTAAGATATAA
- the LOC7463302 gene encoding protein-tyrosine sulfotransferase isoform X3, with product MDPTLKLLAFLILVLANICPIKSDFSHCEKVVKNWAFSSLQQRVKEDKHTLRDLLFFLHVPRTGGRTYFHCFLKRLYANAQECPRSYDKLRFDPRKQECRLLATHDDYSMMSKLPKEKTSVVTILRNPVDRIFSTYEFSIEVAARFLVHPNLTSATKMVGRLRPGATGVSTLDIWPWKYLVPWMREDLFARRDARKMMGSIDIKRNDPYNMEEMVMPLQEYINDPRAHELVHNGETFQVAGLTNNSYFAESHEVRCCVQKHKILGEHVLEVAKKRLDDMLYVGLTEDHRESATMFANVVGAQVISQALTENSSMESAANSKSGTGQGSSHSESLPDNDDNQDSTSDHKADEIGSTEDLEEKKETDRSRVSEVVIEQIRSLNHLDFELYKYAQEIFAKQHKHVVEKLSSMESESMFNNPGGITMWKFFSSAMCIVVLLALLFLFVNARRRMSKVKI from the exons ATGGATCCTACTCTGAAGCTGCTTGCCTTTCTGATTCTTGTTTTGg CCAATATCTGTCCCATCAAGAGTGATTTTAGCCACTGTGAAAAGGTTGTTAAAAACTGGGCATTCTCTTCCCTTCAACAACGAGTTAAAGAGGACAAGCATACACTTCgagatttgttgtttttccttCATGTCCCCAGAACTGGTGGCCGCACGTATTTTCACTG TTTCTTGAAAAGGTTGTACGCTAATGCTCAAGAATGCCCCCGTTCTTATGATAAGCTACGGTTTGATCCAAG AAAGCAGGAATGCAGGTTGTTGGCAACTCATGATGACTATAGCATGATGTCCAAACTTCCCAAGGAGAAAACTTCGGTGGTGACCATTCTTAGAAATCCAGTTGACCGTATCTTTAGCACTTATGAATTCTCAATTGAAGTTGCAGCTAGGTTTTTGGTGCATCCTAACTTAACTTCTGCTACAAAAATGGTTGGCCGCTTGCGCCCTGGAGCTACTGGAGTCAGTACATTGGATATATGGCCGTGGAAATATTTGGTCCCGTGGATGAGGGAAGACCTTTTTGCTCGG AGGGATGCTAGAAAAATGATGGGCTCAATTGACATTAAGAGGAATGACCCATACAACATGGAGGAAATGGTGATGCCTTTACAGGAATATATCAATGACCCTAGAGCTCATGAGCTTGTACACAATGGAGAGACGTTCCAG GTTGCAGGATTGACAAACAACTCTTATTTTGCGGAATCACATGAAGTGCGTTGTTGTGTGCAGAAGCATAAGATTCTTGGTGAACATGTTCTTGAAGTTGCAAAG AAGAGGTTGGATGATATGCTATATGTTGGACTCACTGAGGACCACAGAGAGTCTGCAACTATGTTTGCAAATGTAGTCGGTGCACAGGTGATTTCTCAGGCATTAACAGAAAATTCTAGCATGGAGAGTGCTGCTAATAGCAAATCAG GTACAGGGCAGGGTTCTTCGCATTCTGAATCATTGCCTGACAATGATGATAATCAG GATAGCACTTCAGACCACAAGGCAGATGAAATTGGTTCCACAGAGGATctggaagagaagaaagaaact GATCGCAGTAGGGTTTCTGAGGTGGTTATTGAGCAGATAAGATCACTAAACCACCTTGATTTCGAGCTATATAAATATGCTCAGGAGATCTTTGCAAAGCAACACAAGCATGTGGTGGAAAAGTTGTCTAGTATG GAGTCGGAGAGCATGTTCAACAACCCTGGTGGGATCACGATGTGGAAATTCTTTTCATCAGCCATGTGCATTGTCGTCCTCCTTGCACTCCTTTTCCTATTTGTAAATGCAAGAAGAAGAATGTCGAAAGTTAAGATATAA
- the LOC7463302 gene encoding protein-tyrosine sulfotransferase isoform X4, translated as MDPTLKLLAFLILVLANICPIKSDFSHCEKVVKNWAFSSLQQRVKEDKHTLRDLLFFLHVPRTGGRTYFHCFLKRLYANAQECPRSYDKLRFDPRKQECRLLATHDDYSMMSKLPKEKTSVVTILRNPVDRIFSTYEFSIEVAARFLVHPNLTSATKMVGRLRPGATGVSTLDIWPWKYLVPWMREDLFARRDARKMMGSIDIKRNDPYNMEEMVMPLQEYINDPRAHELVHNGETFQVAGLTNNSYFAESHEVRCCVQKHKILGEHVLEVAKKRLDDMLYVGLTEDHRESATMFANVVGAQVISQALTENSSMESAANSKSGQGSSHSESLPDNDDNQDSTSDHKADEIGSTEDLEEKKETDRSRVSEVVIEQIRSLNHLDFELYKYAQEIFAKQHKHVVEKLSSMESESMFNNPGGITMWKFFSSAMCIVVLLALLFLFVNARRRMSKVKI; from the exons ATGGATCCTACTCTGAAGCTGCTTGCCTTTCTGATTCTTGTTTTGg CCAATATCTGTCCCATCAAGAGTGATTTTAGCCACTGTGAAAAGGTTGTTAAAAACTGGGCATTCTCTTCCCTTCAACAACGAGTTAAAGAGGACAAGCATACACTTCgagatttgttgtttttccttCATGTCCCCAGAACTGGTGGCCGCACGTATTTTCACTG TTTCTTGAAAAGGTTGTACGCTAATGCTCAAGAATGCCCCCGTTCTTATGATAAGCTACGGTTTGATCCAAG AAAGCAGGAATGCAGGTTGTTGGCAACTCATGATGACTATAGCATGATGTCCAAACTTCCCAAGGAGAAAACTTCGGTGGTGACCATTCTTAGAAATCCAGTTGACCGTATCTTTAGCACTTATGAATTCTCAATTGAAGTTGCAGCTAGGTTTTTGGTGCATCCTAACTTAACTTCTGCTACAAAAATGGTTGGCCGCTTGCGCCCTGGAGCTACTGGAGTCAGTACATTGGATATATGGCCGTGGAAATATTTGGTCCCGTGGATGAGGGAAGACCTTTTTGCTCGG AGGGATGCTAGAAAAATGATGGGCTCAATTGACATTAAGAGGAATGACCCATACAACATGGAGGAAATGGTGATGCCTTTACAGGAATATATCAATGACCCTAGAGCTCATGAGCTTGTACACAATGGAGAGACGTTCCAG GTTGCAGGATTGACAAACAACTCTTATTTTGCGGAATCACATGAAGTGCGTTGTTGTGTGCAGAAGCATAAGATTCTTGGTGAACATGTTCTTGAAGTTGCAAAG AAGAGGTTGGATGATATGCTATATGTTGGACTCACTGAGGACCACAGAGAGTCTGCAACTATGTTTGCAAATGTAGTCGGTGCACAGGTGATTTCTCAGGCATTAACAGAAAATTCTAGCATGGAGAGTGCTGCTAATAGCAAATCAG GGCAGGGTTCTTCGCATTCTGAATCATTGCCTGACAATGATGATAATCAG GATAGCACTTCAGACCACAAGGCAGATGAAATTGGTTCCACAGAGGATctggaagagaagaaagaaact GATCGCAGTAGGGTTTCTGAGGTGGTTATTGAGCAGATAAGATCACTAAACCACCTTGATTTCGAGCTATATAAATATGCTCAGGAGATCTTTGCAAAGCAACACAAGCATGTGGTGGAAAAGTTGTCTAGTATG GAGTCGGAGAGCATGTTCAACAACCCTGGTGGGATCACGATGTGGAAATTCTTTTCATCAGCCATGTGCATTGTCGTCCTCCTTGCACTCCTTTTCCTATTTGTAAATGCAAGAAGAAGAATGTCGAAAGTTAAGATATAA